The Hymenobacter baengnokdamensis genome includes a region encoding these proteins:
- a CDS encoding Dph6-related ATP pyrophosphatase: MPEKALMSWSGGKDSALALYYALQNPAYTVAHLLTSVNAHYERISMHGVRVALLEAQARRIGLPLTQLRLPEMPSMEEYEHALLATLGGLRAQGVAAAIYGDIFLEDLRAYREQQLAQVPLRGEFPLWQRAGADLLREFIDRGFRAIIVCVNERWLDASFCGRLLDHNFLRDLPPGVDPCGENGEYHSFVFDAPYFSSPVPFEKGALVRRTYAPVAGTAEREPDDPFATGFWYCDLLPTETAE, translated from the coding sequence ATGCCCGAAAAAGCCCTGATGAGCTGGAGCGGCGGTAAGGATTCGGCGCTTGCGCTGTATTACGCGCTCCAAAATCCAGCGTATACCGTAGCGCACCTGCTCACGAGCGTTAATGCCCACTACGAGCGCATTTCGATGCACGGCGTGAGGGTAGCCCTGCTCGAAGCGCAGGCCCGGCGCATTGGCCTGCCGCTTACGCAACTGCGGCTGCCCGAAATGCCCTCGATGGAAGAGTACGAGCATGCGCTGCTGGCTACACTCGGCGGCTTGCGGGCGCAGGGCGTGGCGGCAGCGATTTATGGCGATATCTTCTTGGAAGACCTGCGGGCCTACCGTGAGCAGCAGCTGGCGCAGGTGCCGCTGCGGGGCGAGTTTCCGCTGTGGCAGCGGGCCGGGGCCGACTTGCTGCGCGAGTTTATTGACCGGGGATTTCGAGCGATAATCGTTTGTGTGAACGAGCGCTGGCTCGATGCCAGCTTTTGCGGGCGGCTGCTAGACCACAATTTTCTGCGCGACCTGCCGCCCGGAGTAGACCCCTGCGGGGAAAACGGCGAGTACCACAGCTTTGTATTCGATGCCCCGTATTTCAGCTCGCCGGTGCCTTTTGAGAAAGGAGCGCTGGTGCGCCGCACCTACGCGCCGGTAGCTGGCACTGCGGAGCGCGAGCCCGATGACCCCTTTGCCACAGGTTTCTGGTACTGCGACCTGCTGCCGACGGAAACTGCAGAGTAA
- a CDS encoding methyltransferase: MQTVFPAFDAAYWQARYTTAGRDGWDARHATPPLRAYFDQLAVNQQPRILIPGAGRAYEAEYLHRLGFRHVVVADFAPEPLAALAARVPDFPKENLWQADFFALDPADKFDLIIEQTFFCALNPTLRPAYARQCAALLRPGGKLAGLLFDTDFPNAAEPPFGGSRAEYAAYFKPYFEFIHFETAYNSLPARAGRELFICLRKM; the protein is encoded by the coding sequence ATGCAAACAGTTTTCCCGGCCTTCGACGCGGCCTATTGGCAGGCCCGCTACACTACTGCTGGCCGCGATGGCTGGGATGCCCGCCATGCTACGCCGCCGCTGCGAGCCTATTTCGACCAACTCGCTGTAAATCAGCAGCCGCGCATCCTTATCCCTGGGGCGGGCCGCGCCTATGAGGCCGAGTACCTACACCGCCTGGGTTTTCGTCACGTTGTCGTGGCCGATTTTGCCCCCGAGCCGCTGGCCGCGCTGGCCGCCCGCGTACCCGATTTTCCGAAAGAAAACCTCTGGCAAGCCGATTTCTTCGCCCTCGACCCCGCCGACAAATTCGACCTTATTATCGAGCAAACGTTTTTCTGCGCCCTGAACCCAACCCTGCGGCCAGCCTATGCGCGGCAGTGCGCCGCCCTGCTGCGGCCGGGCGGTAAGCTGGCCGGGCTCTTATTCGACACTGATTTTCCGAATGCTGCCGAGCCGCCGTTTGGGGGTAGCCGCGCCGAATATGCCGCCTATTTCAAGCCGTATTTCGAGTTTATTCACTTCGAGACGGCGTATAACTCGCTGCCCGCCCGCGCCGGCCGCGAGCTGTTTATTTGCCTGCGGAAAATGTAA
- the kdsA gene encoding 3-deoxy-8-phosphooctulonate synthase, with translation MLTSLARALPHFRNTNSGQFFLMAGPCVIEGEDMALRIAERIKHITDKLQIPYIFKGSYRKANRSRLDSFTGIGDETALRILQKVGREIGVPTVTDIHESAEAALAAEYVDVLQIPAFLCRQTDLLVAAANTGKVVNIKKGQFLNGEAMRWAMDKVQGAGNPHVILTDRGNSFGYSDLVVDFRNLPTMRSFGVPVVMDVTHSLQQPNQASGVTGGQPALIETIAKAAIAVGADGLFIETHPTPATALSDGANMLPLDQLEALLQRLTRVREAVRPSGDLDPQGLNA, from the coding sequence ATGCTCACCTCCCTTGCCCGCGCCCTGCCCCACTTCCGCAACACCAACTCGGGTCAGTTTTTTCTGATGGCCGGTCCCTGCGTCATCGAAGGAGAGGACATGGCCCTGCGAATTGCCGAGCGCATCAAGCACATCACCGATAAATTACAAATACCCTATATATTCAAAGGCTCATACCGGAAGGCCAACCGCTCGCGGCTCGATTCCTTTACCGGCATCGGCGATGAGACGGCCCTGCGTATTCTGCAAAAAGTAGGGCGTGAAATCGGCGTGCCCACCGTAACTGATATCCACGAGTCGGCAGAGGCCGCGCTGGCCGCTGAGTACGTAGATGTGCTTCAGATTCCGGCTTTCCTCTGCCGGCAGACCGACCTGCTCGTGGCCGCCGCCAACACCGGTAAGGTGGTGAATATCAAAAAGGGGCAATTCCTGAACGGCGAGGCCATGCGCTGGGCAATGGACAAAGTGCAGGGGGCCGGCAACCCCCACGTCATCCTTACCGACCGCGGCAACTCGTTCGGCTACAGCGACCTGGTTGTTGATTTCCGCAACCTGCCTACCATGCGCAGCTTCGGCGTGCCCGTGGTGATGGACGTGACGCACTCCTTGCAGCAGCCCAACCAGGCCAGCGGTGTTACGGGCGGCCAGCCTGCCCTTATCGAAACTATTGCCAAGGCGGCCATTGCCGTGGGGGCCGACGGCCTCTTTATCGAAACGCACCCCACGCCTGCCACCGCCCTCTCCGACGGCGCCAATATGCTGCCCCTCGACCAGCTCGAAGCGCTGCTCCAGCGCCTCACCCGCGTGCGCGAAGCCGTGCGGCCCAGCGGCGACCTCGACCCACAGGGGTTGAATGCGTAG
- a CDS encoding O-methyltransferase, with protein MHQLFSFLRHWLLRSGNAHGLHSPFVFGLYTTVIRHTGEFAAFPRIEKRRHELLASEQVLEVTDFGAGSQVAGAGGRRRPVRDIARHAAKPRRLAQLLFRLVNHFQPATILELGTSLGLTTAYLALADSRSQVITFEGCPNTATVARETFKKLNIKNAHLVEGNLDQTLPATLAALSQPLDFVFFDGNHRYEPTLRYFEQCLAKAHENSVFVLDDIHWSAEMERAWEAIKAHPSVTITVDLFYVGLVFFRKKQPRQDFWLRY; from the coding sequence TTGCACCAACTCTTCTCCTTTCTCCGCCACTGGCTGCTGCGTTCGGGCAATGCCCACGGGCTGCATTCGCCGTTTGTGTTTGGGCTCTACACCACGGTTATTCGCCACACGGGTGAGTTTGCCGCCTTTCCGCGCATCGAAAAGCGCCGGCATGAGCTGCTGGCCAGCGAGCAGGTGCTGGAGGTAACTGACTTCGGCGCGGGCTCGCAGGTGGCCGGGGCCGGCGGCCGCCGGCGCCCGGTGCGCGACATAGCCCGCCACGCGGCCAAGCCCCGGCGCCTGGCGCAGCTGCTGTTTCGGCTGGTCAATCATTTCCAGCCCGCTACTATTCTGGAGCTGGGTACCTCGCTGGGCCTCACCACGGCCTACCTGGCGCTGGCCGACTCGCGCAGTCAGGTTATCACCTTTGAGGGCTGCCCCAATACGGCTACTGTAGCGCGCGAAACATTCAAAAAACTTAATATTAAAAATGCGCATCTGGTTGAAGGTAACCTCGACCAGACGCTGCCCGCCACCTTAGCCGCGCTATCCCAGCCGCTCGATTTCGTGTTCTTCGACGGCAACCACCGCTACGAGCCCACACTACGCTACTTCGAGCAGTGCCTAGCTAAAGCGCACGAAAACAGCGTATTTGTGCTGGACGATATTCATTGGTCGGCCGAGATGGAGCGGGCCTGGGAAGCCATTAAGGCGCATCCTTCCGTGACTATTACCGTCGATTTATTTTACGTAGGGTTGGTATTCTTTCGTAAAAAGCAGCCCCGGCAAGATTTCTGGCTGCGGTATTAG
- the apaG gene encoding Co2+/Mg2+ efflux protein ApaG, with the protein MPTTTTQGVTVTVTTNYLPDYSSPAQEHYVFAYRIDIRNNSEYTVKLLRRHWYISDVGASMREVEGEGVVGRTPVLEPGEAHQYVSGCNLKSGLGKMRGTYLMERLANGEHFEVNIPEFNLIVPFRMN; encoded by the coding sequence ATGCCAACTACCACTACGCAGGGCGTAACCGTAACGGTTACGACCAACTACCTACCCGATTATTCCAGTCCCGCGCAGGAGCACTATGTCTTTGCTTATCGTATTGATATTCGGAACAATAGCGAATACACTGTAAAGCTGTTGCGCCGCCACTGGTATATTTCTGATGTGGGAGCCAGCATGCGCGAAGTAGAGGGCGAGGGCGTGGTAGGCCGCACGCCGGTGCTGGAGCCCGGCGAGGCGCACCAGTACGTGAGCGGCTGCAACCTCAAGTCGGGCCTGGGCAAGATGCGCGGCACCTACTTGATGGAGCGTCTGGCCAATGGCGAGCATTTCGAGGTCAACATCCCGGAATTCAACCTGATTGTGCCCTTTCGGATGAACTGA
- a CDS encoding uracil-DNA glycosylase — translation MVKIAESWQPVLAAEFEKPYFQKLTAWVRGEYATTTVYPLGSQIFHAFDACPFEEVKVVILGQDPYHGKNQAHGLAFSVNEGIRTPPSLQNIFKELQDDIPGTPAPANGNLDRWARQGVLLLNATLTVRAATPGSHQKKGWEEFTDAVIRQVSAGRPHVVFILWGAYAQKKEELIDARKHLILKAAHPSPYSADRGFFGSKPFSQANAWLERHGEQPIAW, via the coding sequence ATGGTCAAGATTGCTGAAAGCTGGCAGCCCGTGCTGGCAGCCGAATTTGAAAAGCCTTATTTTCAGAAGCTCACCGCCTGGGTGCGCGGCGAGTATGCTACCACCACAGTATATCCGCTGGGCTCGCAGATTTTTCATGCCTTCGACGCCTGCCCGTTTGAGGAAGTAAAGGTCGTTATTCTGGGTCAGGACCCGTACCACGGTAAAAATCAGGCGCACGGGCTGGCTTTTTCGGTAAATGAAGGCATTCGTACGCCCCCCTCGCTGCAAAATATATTTAAAGAGCTACAAGACGATATTCCCGGCACGCCGGCCCCCGCCAACGGCAACCTCGACCGCTGGGCGCGGCAGGGCGTGCTGCTGCTCAATGCCACGCTTACGGTGCGGGCGGCCACACCGGGCTCGCACCAGAAAAAAGGCTGGGAAGAATTTACCGATGCCGTTATCCGCCAGGTTTCGGCGGGGCGGCCGCACGTTGTGTTCATCCTGTGGGGCGCGTATGCGCAGAAAAAAGAAGAGCTGATTGATGCCCGCAAGCACCTCATTCTGAAGGCCGCGCACCCCTCCCCCTACTCGGCCGACCGCGGCTTCTTCGGCTCGAAGCCGTTCAGCCAAGCCAATGCGTGGCTGGAGCGGCACGGCGAGCAGCCGATAGCTTGGTAG
- a CDS encoding C40 family peptidase: MNHGICALSAVPVRAEPTDRAELVTELLFGECYTVLLAQGHWLRIESAADSYLGWIDYKQHRPVSEAYFAAWQAQDHPRVLDVVQVVSNAAMRQPITLGCRLPFFDGMTLRVGDDNPLFYNGPATNPAQPATPERQLALLRKMSQHFLRAPYVWGGKQVFGLDCSGLMQTLFGLVGVQLPRDARQQIALGVPVDFVTQARPGDLAFFDNADGNIVHVGLVFDDGLILHAHGEVRLDPLDHNGIFNRDRKRYSHNLRLIKRLL; encoded by the coding sequence TTGAACCACGGTATTTGCGCCCTGAGCGCCGTTCCTGTCCGCGCCGAGCCAACCGACCGCGCCGAGCTGGTCACCGAGCTGCTGTTTGGCGAATGCTACACGGTGCTGCTCGCGCAGGGCCACTGGCTGCGCATCGAGTCGGCCGCCGACAGCTACCTGGGCTGGATAGATTACAAGCAGCACCGTCCCGTGAGCGAGGCGTACTTTGCCGCCTGGCAGGCCCAGGACCACCCCCGTGTGCTCGATGTAGTGCAGGTGGTATCCAATGCCGCGATGCGGCAGCCCATTACGCTGGGCTGCCGCCTGCCCTTCTTCGATGGCATGACGCTCCGGGTCGGTGATGATAACCCGCTGTTTTACAATGGTCCAGCTACCAACCCGGCACAGCCTGCTACGCCCGAGCGCCAGCTGGCGCTGCTGCGTAAAATGAGCCAGCACTTTCTGCGCGCCCCCTACGTGTGGGGCGGCAAGCAGGTCTTCGGCCTCGACTGCTCGGGCCTGATGCAAACGCTGTTTGGGCTGGTTGGCGTGCAGCTGCCCCGCGATGCCCGCCAGCAGATTGCGCTCGGAGTGCCCGTCGATTTCGTAACCCAGGCCCGGCCCGGCGACCTGGCTTTTTTCGATAATGCCGACGGCAATATCGTGCACGTTGGCTTAGTGTTCGACGATGGTCTCATCCTGCACGCCCACGGCGAGGTGCGCCTCGACCCGCTCGACCACAACGGTATTTTCAACCGCGACCGCAAGCGTTACAGCCACAACCTGCGCCTAATCAAGCGCCTGCTGTAG
- the smpB gene encoding SsrA-binding protein SmpB yields the protein MKDKTPANINIKNRRASHEYTFLAKYDAGMMLQGTEIKSIRAGEANLQDGYCTFDHKGDLWVHSVRIAPYTLGTYNNHDAMRARKLLLNKRELKQLAGKMDTGLTIVPLRLFVTDRGFAKLEIALAQGKKLFDKRDDLKAKDQKREMERYR from the coding sequence ATGAAAGACAAGACTCCCGCCAACATCAACATCAAAAACCGTCGCGCCAGCCACGAATACACCTTTCTGGCTAAGTACGACGCGGGCATGATGCTGCAAGGCACCGAGATAAAAAGCATCCGCGCGGGCGAAGCCAACCTCCAGGATGGGTACTGCACCTTCGACCACAAGGGCGACCTGTGGGTGCACAGCGTGCGCATTGCGCCCTATACGCTGGGCACTTACAACAACCACGATGCCATGCGCGCCCGGAAGCTGCTGCTCAACAAGCGCGAGCTCAAGCAGCTGGCCGGCAAGATGGACACCGGCCTCACCATTGTTCCGCTGCGCCTCTTCGTGACCGACCGCGGCTTTGCCAAGCTCGAAATTGCGCTGGCTCAGGGCAAAAAGCTTTTCGATAAGCGCGACGACCTCAAGGCCAAAGACCAAAAGCGCGAAATGGAGCGCTATCGCTAG
- the tsaD gene encoding tRNA (adenosine(37)-N6)-threonylcarbamoyltransferase complex transferase subunit TsaD, with product MNLLAIESSCDDTGAAVFQNGQLLSNVVAGQAVHEQYGGVVPELASRAHQQHLLPVVTAALRQAGLSKSDLDAVAVTQGPGLLGSLLVGNLFAKSLALALGKPLLAVNHMRAHILAHFIREPKPVFPFLCLTVSGGHTQLVVVRSALDMEILGQTIDDAAGEAFDKTAKLLGLPYPGGPRLDKLAQTGNPRRFEFPIGAMDGYNFSFSGLKTSVLYFLKKEVAANPEFIQQNLADLCASIQYTIVQTLLRQLKKAALATGLRQVALAGGVAANSGLRQGLQALAETEGWQVFIPDFQFCTDNAAMVGQAAIFQYEAGDFASQLTSPDPRLKL from the coding sequence ATGAATCTTCTCGCTATCGAATCCAGCTGCGACGACACCGGCGCGGCCGTGTTTCAGAACGGCCAGCTGCTGAGCAACGTGGTGGCCGGCCAGGCCGTGCACGAGCAATACGGCGGCGTGGTGCCCGAGCTGGCTTCGCGGGCGCACCAGCAGCATTTGCTGCCCGTAGTGACGGCCGCGCTGCGCCAGGCCGGCCTCAGCAAAAGCGACCTCGATGCCGTGGCCGTGACGCAGGGCCCCGGCCTGCTGGGCTCCCTGTTAGTAGGTAACCTGTTTGCCAAAAGCCTGGCGCTGGCGCTGGGCAAGCCGCTGCTGGCCGTGAATCACATGCGGGCGCACATCCTGGCGCATTTTATCCGGGAGCCCAAGCCGGTATTTCCGTTTCTGTGCCTCACCGTGAGCGGCGGCCACACCCAGCTGGTGGTGGTGCGCAGTGCCCTGGATATGGAGATTCTGGGTCAGACTATCGACGACGCGGCCGGGGAGGCGTTCGACAAAACGGCCAAGCTGCTGGGCTTGCCCTACCCCGGCGGCCCCCGCCTCGACAAGCTGGCCCAGACCGGCAACCCGCGCCGCTTCGAGTTTCCGATTGGGGCCATGGATGGCTACAACTTCTCGTTCAGCGGCCTCAAAACCTCGGTGCTGTACTTTCTTAAAAAGGAAGTGGCCGCCAACCCCGAATTCATTCAGCAAAACCTGGCCGACCTCTGCGCCAGCATTCAATACACCATTGTGCAAACGCTGCTGCGCCAGCTTAAAAAAGCGGCGCTGGCTACGGGCCTGCGCCAGGTGGCCCTGGCCGGCGGCGTAGCGGCCAACTCGGGCCTGCGGCAAGGCTTGCAGGCCCTGGCCGAGACGGAAGGTTGGCAGGTGTTTATTCCCGACTTCCAGTTTTGCACCGACAACGCGGCAATGGTGGGCCAGGCGGCCATCTTCCAGTATGAAGCCGGCGACTTTGCCAGCCAGCTCACCAGCCCCGACCCGCGGTTGAAGCTGTAG